The region ataccatTGAAAGATgcacatacattaccatatgtaaaacagatgaccagtgcaagttcaaggcatgaagcagggcacccataGCTGAtgttctgggacaacccagagggatggggtgggaagaggtgggaaggggattctggacagggggacacatgtatacctgtggctgattcatgttgatgtatggcaaaatccatcacaatattgtaaagtaattatcttccaatcaaaataaattaataggaaaaaaagaatttgttcaATGAATATTGAATGAGAACTAACTATATGTCACACCTCCCCAAGGCATCCTCTGCATAAAGGATGGGAGTTTGTGAGGAAAGATTTATCCTAATTGAGATTTTGCGAAGAAGGAGCATTAAACTGAACTTTAAAGAAAAGGTAGGATTTaaatacttgagaaaaaaaattccaaactgtaaaaatagtaaaactaTAGGGATAGAGGAAAATATGAACAAACTGCAGGAAATAAGGAGTATTCATATTTGGCTAGAGCTcaggatcacctggagaaggcaatggcatcccactccagtactcttgcctggaaaattccatggacggaggagcctggtaggctgcagtccatgaggtcactaagagtcggacacaactgagcgacttcactttcacttttcactttcatgcattggagaaggaaatggcaacccattccagtgttcttgcctggagaatcccagggacgcgggagcctggcaggctgccgtctatggggtcgcacagagtcggacatgactgaagtgacttagcagcagcaggatcactAGAAGGCTCCATTACCTAGTCTTCCTTGTAACTAGAGGAAGCCATATATTAACACCTAAATAAGGAGAAGAATCAAGTGGCATGGAACTTTCAGGAAGTCTCCataaagaggaggaaatggggaaaagGGGAGCGATAATTCATCTTTTGTGTCCCTCCATCCTGTTGTTTGAATCTTGGCTATATAATGGATGGCACCCCATCACCCATTTGAATGGCAGGGTAGAGAGCTAAAAAGTAGCTCAGTTCTCTGATGCCATTCTGGTTTTGAGCTGCCAATTTTCACCTTTTTTCccataaacagatttttttctgtcttctatttACTGTCCTCCAAAAATAGTATTAAAGAACTGAAAATGATGTCATCCTCTTTAGTCAGGTCTCATCAGGTTACACATATCTATGAGTGGGAACTCAAATATCCTTTTTCTCAGGAAGTATAAAAGCTTCTACATCTTTTCTCTGGTACATAAAAACTCAATTGTCCCTCAGATTTGATTAAGTTGGAAAATTCTTTCCAGTTATGAAGCAGCCAAAAATATACTTTTTGGTTTCAAAGGACCAAGCCTGAGGCTATATCCTATCATAACCATGACACCTAGAAATAATCTTATGCATTAAAGTTAATGTAATTTTGGAGATTCACCTAAACTGCTAAAATTAGAGAATAAACAAATTCTCTTAGGTTGAGACAGAGACAGTTATTCAGCTTCGTAAGTCTTATTCAGTACTACTGAAAACAATTTTTACAGGTTATCTGTGTATACAACTGTAAACATTCAAATATATAAGTATtgtccatatatatgtatgtaaagaCACAAAGATATAGTTTTAGAATTACTTATTATAATGATATTCTAAACCTCTGAGAAACAAAAGATAATGATACAACAGCATACTTCTAAACGTGTTGTTACTTCAAGCTACTTCTACAAAGGACTAAGTTGTCCTCATACAAcatgatatacatatacacaaacacatacctTTAATTTTGTATTCTCAAGATTCAgagtttcattttcatattcaatTGAGtgaagttttctaagaatttcttCACATGAAATTTTTCCATGctcttccattttcttcagaTCTTCCAAAAGATTAATGATTTGCCTTTATAAAAGCCATAGAAATTTTCGTTCAAACAATATGTATCTTAAGTGTGCTTCTGAAGTTATTCTTTGTAAAGTACAGTTTCAAAAGTCAGAACAAAGGAAATAGGAAATCATAATCTATAAGGTTACTTCTACCTGAGTAACTGATTAGAAATAATTATCCACTGATGACACTAATGAAAAACAATATTCTCTTTGCTAGTTAGTAAAACATCTAAACTATGATCATCCACAGGTGGGCCTGTCTTTCTGTCAttcatacatgcatacacacacacacacacacacacacaattttgggAAAGAGTTAAATAAAAGGATCAAGTGAGATAATAAATAATCTTTAGAAGCAAATAATATACACtacttttcaataaaaaaattgaagaaaatatacagaaagtGAAACATTCAAAAGCAAATGTATAGTTCTTTTTTTGTTaacttattaataataaataacaaaatataaaacatacatatttttactCAGATTTTCTGTTATGCATTTAAGATACCTTAAGGATCAATAATTTGtgaataaaaatgcattttaacaggtaataatttttaattgtatttttaaagtagagtaagaaaagtttataaattataaatagcaAACATAGCAAATCAGACAATAGCCTTATGTAATTCATAGGAACCATATATAAACTACTCAAAGaggaaagaactgaaaacatttctTATAAATAGTAAAGactcttttttcttactttttcattGTTTCGATCTGAACTTCCAACTCAGTTTTCTCTATTACGATTTTCTCATAATGACTTTTCCAGGCATTGGAAGCTGAAACTGTTTCAGACAACTTGGCTTcctaaaaaatacataaagtacTCATCTTGTAATTTAATAACACTAGTtttgttctaaaaaaaaatacatttttaacaagGAAACACTCATCCTATGTTATGGAACTTTTGTTACAGAAAATTTCAGTGTACAAATCTGAACACAGGAAaactttaaagtaaattttaataatGACTTTATAATACTATTACTTAATATGCATATAATAACAGTCCCAACTTAACATTTTAAGGATGTTAatgaagctattttttaaaaatgtttcataattACTGACGATAATTCCCTCCTTTATATTTACTGAactcttgtctttctctgacttctttcacttagaagaATACccttcaagtccatccatgttgttgcaaatggcaaaagttcatttttatggctgagtaatattcctgtgtgtgtatacaccacatcttctctatccagtcatctgttaatggatacttaggttgttttcatatcttggttATTACAAATAATGTTGTTATGAACTTTAGGCtgcatatctttttgaattagcttTTTGGGCTTTTTTGGATAAATATACAAGAAtgaaattgctgggttgtatgataGTTCTATGCCAAGCTATTCTGTATAGATCACCCTACTGACTCTCAACAAATAACTGTCAAATGGATCTACTCTTTACAAATTCACCTAAAGAGCTATAGCCATTGTACCCCCTCtctaaagaaagacaaattcacTAGAATGACAATGGTGCCAATAATTACTAATCAGAAGACTTAGAAGTAGTGATATGAGCAGTTTATATTTATTGGatgcttccttctttcctatCACTGAACAAGTGTTTATTCAACATCTACTATGTGTGAgacattttcttttacatttttacagtaatattttcaatgtatttaaaaaagactagtattatttttatattacatgTAAATGAATATTAATATGCATTATGAAGGATATGTTGGGCAATTATATTAGAATATAAATTAAGATATTTAGAAATTTTGCCTATAAAataaatgctaagaaaaaaatttaagacattGATGTGATTAACTGTTGTGGGGCTATTTCAAAAGTAGTCAAGGAAGGCCCCTGTGAAGAGATATCAAGTAAAAAGAtagcaaaatgattttttaaacaatCAGCTATTATAGAACCTGAAGAACATTACAGTCAGAGGCAACAGCATAGAAGAGAAACAAACACACTACCCGCATTAGAGGAATAGAAAGGTTAATGTGGCAAAAATGCAGTCGGACAGACACTGTGATTTGACATTTTCTCATGTATTCCTATATGAGACAGGCAGTATTATTATcccctattttatagataaagaacctaaagcttagagaggttaagtaccTTACCCAAAGTCACCAGGTTAACAAGTGGCAAAGTCTTCCTATACTATGATCTGGGGCATGAGTGACATGGTGCTAGTTAAAAGAAAATCCCAAGAATTTTAATGACTCAATTAGTTTTTAACACACAGGAATGTTTTCCGGCATTCAACTAGCCCTTCAGCCTTACAGATTTTGCACTTAGTCCTCAAGTCTTTTATCTAATTAAATTCTTCTGAATGTAGGTTAAAtattaaagagttttaaaatgttcACAGTTGAGCTTATAAAACATTAGGTTGTTTTGCTTATATAAGCATTTATGCAAGTCTGTTTTCAGTTCATTCATATCTAAGTTCTTAAAAGATGGGATACCAATGATACttaaaaagagtaaatattttattatttggtaATTGAATAAACATAATTCATCAAAAACAAAGCGCTAAGTCAATTTTCAACTCTGTTAATAAACCCAAAGATAACTTTCACATGGTGGGTTTACATCAGCACATGTATTTAAATACATTATGGATTTTAAGTGAAGTGAATTACTGAATAAAGTCATATGGTCTAATAATACAAATCAGCATTTCCCAAACTGGTATTCCTCAGAGTCAGTTCCAAGAGTTACTTTGTGAATAAAAGAATTCTGCAGCTAACTAAGTAGTGGAGAACTCTGAATTCAATAACCTCCTTGACGTTGAAGGCCTTCTCAGGGCCTTTGTTAATGCACTTTAATTTAATGTTAATACGCCATGTAAATTTCCAAGGGTGAATATGTATGAAGTGGTACAACCCATAGTTAATCACAGATGCTTTGGGACTTACATATCCTTTAAATAAAAGTCCCAAGGAAATGCTGATGTAATTCAAAACGTAAATTTGTCAGTTTATGTaatctttcaaaataaagaataaagcaaaattagTATGAGTAAAGTTTTCCTAACAAGATAATTATACTAAGCGTTAGGAAGTTAAGTACATTAACTAAGTACATAAAACAATTCTTTAAGGAAGAATGTATATAACTCACCTGCTCTCTAATTTGGGAAGTAAGGTTTTCCATGTCTCCAGTAAAATGTTCAATCCtttgtttgtaaattttagaTGCCTTTTTCAAAGCGATAGTTTTTTGCCTACTTGATTCTTTCATTGCTACAGCCTCATACTTACTCTTTTTCAACTGCAAATTCCATTCTGATATTTGGGTTTCTAAACTCTAAAAAATATCAGCAGTAGTTAAGTTATTTTAGAATGCCAATGTTGACATAAACATTGTTAAAATATGTAAGTAATCTTCCACATAGAATTTATGAAAAAGACTAATAAGTTtagtaaaaagcaaaacagtgaAGAAAGGTGATTTCACCAATGTTTATTTGTAACCAGTTATAcagtacaaatttatttatttattttttagtgcaaatttaaaatgtataaacctATATAAAACTAATACTACTCTTACTAAGAAGCTAATACTGGTGATTATGGCAGAAACACTAATTCCCTTAATACCTTTTTGAttaactagaatttttttttaatttcacatctAGAATATTATATATACCACTCACTAGTtactgcaaatcaaaaaaaaaaaaagtaattaagcCGGAGACAATTCAAACAGTATGTATATAAAGCTCAAAGGAATCAGTAGCTCCCCAAATATATTAGGACTATAGTTCAAATTATAAATGCTTAAAGGATATATAATCAAAATCTATAGATCATGAAGAGTATAGATGAGATAAACAAAAACTTATTTGCTATATTTTAATTTACTAGAATTAAGGGGGAAGTCTTGACATTTGAAAGAGTTACATCAAGACAACAAAAGTACTACTTTGACCAGTAAGCAATAAATTTATTGAAGCTATTATTCTAAGACCACACAGGGTTCGAGAAACGACTACCAGATCAGTAAGAGTCATGAAGGGTAAAAAGATGTTTGGTTATCTTTTTACCCAAAGGTAAGGCATGTTTTTATCCACTGAGTCTGATAATGTTAATTGACATAACTCCTTACATATCTTTTGGGGATATAACTAAACACAGAATATGAGGTTGGGTCGATGATGAATATGATTTAGTGTGATAActcatgttttcatttcaaattatcttaaaactttgtattttaaagCATCTGAGTACTAAGAACTTAAAGACTTAAGGTTTTAATGTTTCTACCTTTCTTAAAAGCTGTGTGTTTctgaaaataatgcaaaattattaaagaatttAAGTTTTAGTCTTCCAATTCCTGGgcaatcattttaataaaaaaaagaaaataggagtTACAGTAAATGATGGAGCTTTTCTACCTTATGATCAACAAAAAACTACACTTAACTTTCAGTAAAAATGAGTTTAAGAGATACATCTTAAACAAGATCCAAAGGCTTGATCTCTTTGAAAAGTAACTTCACAAACTAAGAGAAGAAGCAAAACATTCTTAGTCTTTAAAAATCTCTATAAACTAAAAAATCCCATTATAATAAGTAGTTGGGGAAAACAAACTGCAATATAGTTAAGTCAGCTTTAGAGAAAGGAAGAACCCTCCCCAACCCAAGAAAAACCGCTGTACTTTCTCTAAAATACCACAGGGTGTCATCATCACATCATGAATGACAGGCACACTTATCACTAAGggtgaaatagattttttttgaaCATGGATCCACAGGACTTTCTTACTAGATTATCAAATCCCATGCTCAACCACTATTAGGAAGTATGCTGAAactatcaaattatttttatagtttcaaaATAACCCCATCAGTCATTTGCCAAATGaatggatatatattttaaaccaactatttgccttttccttttcccaaaGAATTATACTTGCAGTATATTATAAAGATAATTATTCTGTCTCTTCTAAAATGTGAAAATCTTCTAACTCTAACTGACATATTTTAAAGatctagaaagaaaaatgagttcaAAGTATTTTCAAGGTAGTTATCAAGGAATTAAAATgtaactaaaaaatttaaaagacccaATAAAATTGTTGAGTCATCCATCAACAGAactaaaaaaaatgagatttataTTGACAAACTGAGTTAGTTCACTGTGCATGCAttcgttaaaaaaaaacacaacaacaaaacttgTCAACCCTAAATAAATTCCAAAACTGTGTTAgaaggaatgtaaaaaaaaaacccatgagcTAATTCAACTtctaattatttctaaataatagaATTTTGTAAAAGAATGTAAACTCAAAGTAATAGACAGGTGAATGTGATGGCAAAATCTTTAGGATTTTATAGCTTTATATttgctctcctgctgctgctgctaagtcgcttcagtcgtgtccgactctgtgcgattccatagacagcagcctatcaggctctgccgtccctgggattctccaggcaagaacactggagtgggttgccatctccttctccaacacatgaaagtgaaaagcgaaagtgaagtcactcagtcgtgtccaactctcagcgaccccacggactgcagcccaccaggctcctctgtccatgggattttccaagcaagagtgctggagtggggtgccattgccttctccgatttgcTCTCCTAAATATCATGAATATAAAAAGGAACTGTCAAATttaaccttaaaaaatttttactatttcatttttaaactaaagaaagtattTTCAAGAACTTCCCCAAGTGCTATTTAAggacataaattttttttttttaaagacaaattgtAGTAGATAATCTGGGATGTTAAATTACATGTATTCTCTTATATTTACCATAACAGAGCGGTACAATTTCAACTCTAGTTCATCTCCAGTGCCCTAAGACACGGACGCAAAGAACACAGGGAATCTCTGGGGGAAAGTGCTAAAAAGCACCTAAAGGCAGACAAAAGACAAGATTTATGTCTCACATAAGTCTGATTAATGTCTCTTTCAGGGGCAAAAGCTTTTTGCcactaaaggaaaaaacaacCCTCAATATGCATCGTGAAAAACATGTGCCTGGGCTACAGGCACCTGCCATGATTCAGGAAgataaaagcaaacagaaatccAGCACAGAAGTCCTCACACTCAATGGGGTTTGTCTTTGTACACTTCTCTTTCAAAAGTGGCAACACTGCTTCTTTTCCTTTGACAAAAATGACAGTAGATCCAGTTAGCTTGTGTCATACCATAGCAACCTCAAACTCTCACCTCAAAGTGACTGTGAGGCTTCCACAAGAATATTTAAACTATGCAGTTTAAACCAGAGAATTCCTCTTAATTTCCCTGCTAAAAAAGCTGAATAACGGGTTACTTGATTATGTAAACACCAATGCTAGGTTACCTGATCTTAATGTTATTATCATTAGTaacaaaaacaatataataaACATTATTGTCTCATTCAATAAGTGCAAGAGTATTTAAGTATATTATAGGCACATAAAAGGGATTGACTGTATACCAAATATTAATAGCTTcagtatttttaagttattttaattttctcttatatttaatagcttttccaaataaatataatttaactaATAataggagagatttttttttaagtaattcaaTCTTTACAAATTCTTCCTAGATCGGTACTAAAGAGAGATAGCATTTTCATATTAGGATCTGGAGCCAAATCTTTAGAAAGACCAGAAATGTTAAGATTTGCCTCAAATATGGATTTCCCATGGCAACACTTAAACTGAATTCTTTCAAAACCACTAAATTCCAGAATTAAGACTATATTGTCATTCATTACTTTTGGcacttaaaactataaaaatggaTGAGTATTTATAACCTTTATGTGTTCTTTTAATTTATCATTCTCTGCTTCCTTTTTATGAATTTGGGACTGCAGTCGTTCATGTACCACTTTCACTGATTGTGAAAAACGTCTTGCTTTCAAAGCATTTGcctagaagagaaaacaaaacaaaaatgtgttaTTTGATGTATTTCTCTACAATATTAAACTTTACAGTACTTGGATATTATCTAAAAATTTGCTAAAGAGCAAATACAACACTCCCATTATGAATGGATTTTATATAAAATCAAGGGGATGTTTTCTACTCCCCTTTTTAATTTAATAACTCCTAATTATCTCTTGTTACAAGTTCCTATCTATCCTCCTAAGTAAAATCATGGATATGTCTAAAATGATCCTACAAACACAGAAATACCTTAATTCATACgaaaactgaaatatatatttatacataggtTCCTGACTTATGCCAAGTACCCTGAATGAAGCATcataaaaatctaaaagagaacaactttaaaaaattaagatattataTTTGATATAAAACTGGGGAAAGTGTCCAAATAACCTAAAAAACATTGTGTCTATTTATGAGGATAAACAGGAGGCCAACATGGAAAGAAGGTAAAGAAGGAgtcaatattaagaaaatatgatGAATTAAGGTCAAAATTTGCTTACCTTTTCATTctgaaacaaagaagaaagttCTTGGATATAGGTCTCCTTTTCAAGTACCTTGTTCTTAAGattcttcaataaataaaatgtaaaagttaGAAATATCACAACTTGGGTAATGTTGGCTAATTTTATAAAACTGACCAGCATATAAGCAAAAAAATTCAGGAAACTAGACTTCCAAGCATAAAAGACTTAcaatgttttcactttcattatcaGTTAGTTTCTCTAACAAGTTGAATAAACTTTCCCCTCTCTGTGGAAAAAAGAAGTTATAAATCAGTGTTCACAAGCTATATTTCTCTACACAATAGCAGAAAGTGGATTAAGCATCACTTAAgccccaggatttctttggagggaatgatgctgaagctgaaactccagttttttggccacctcatttgaagagttgacttactggaagactctgatgctgggagggattgggggcaggaggagaaggggatgacagaggatgagatggctggatggcatcactgactcgatggacgtgagtctgagtgaactccgggagttggtgatggacagggaggcctggcgtgctgcgattcacggggtcgcaaagagtcagacacgactgagcgactgaactgaactgaactgaagaaactaaTGTGGCGCAGCATATAGTGGTGACCACAGCTGCCTTCCAAGGAAATTAATATGGACAACTACTATGCGTAGTTcagctttttaaagttaaaaaccaGAAAGATTTTTGCTTAAGTGTTCCAAATCAATTTTTGTCcacaatttataaaattaatttctaaataatgCCTCATAAAGTACAAGCCAATGACATAAAAATCACAAGAACCTTGTATACAAAGGAGGCTCACATTGCTGTTTGTAAACAGGTAAAAATTTTAAGCAGCCTAAAGTCTagcaaaaagaaatgttttaaagaattataGCAAATCAATAAAAGAATTCCATGtagatattttaaatgagaatGCAGAGAATGTTTATTCACTTTGAGGGTCACACATACCATATtattgtttatataaaatatcaggtcttccctgatagctcagttggtaaagaatccacctgcaatgcaggagaccctggttcgattcctgggtcaggaagatccactggagaagggataggctacccactccagtattcttgggcttcccttgtggctcagctggtaaagaatctgcctgcaatgtgggagacctgggtttgatccctgggttgggaagacccctggagaagggaaaagctacccactccagtattctggcctggagaattccatggactatacagtccatgaggtcgcaaagagtgggacacaactgagcgactttcactcacttgataaaaaatatgtgaaatgagcaaatccatagatacagaaaaagcagatAAGGGACAAAGAAAGGGTAGATGGGGATGAGAAGCAAAATTCTAAAGGGCTAAGGGTTTCTATTTGTAGCTACGAAAATGCTCCAAGGCTGATGGTGATGACTatacaattctgtgaatataccaaaaatcactgaattgcacactttGAACCAGTGaactgtatggtatgtgaattagatctaaataaaactgttaagaaaggaatatatgaatgcataaataaaaatgaacacaagAGCTTAAATTCCAAGAGTTTTTTATAGTAATCAACTGAAATCAAGTAAAACAAATAATGAAAGTTCttgaaattgaaaagaaaaaaatgtattttctataaaatatgctGCTTTCATGTAAAACTACTCATGAAACACTGAAAGGGGGGGTTAATGATTGTCATTTCAAACAAAAATTCAAGAATCATTTCCATTTCAAATATaccaatattttaatttctacagTTCAAGAACCAATATACCCTTCGAGTGAGAAATATCACTATTGAAATAGTGCTTAGTATTCCTTACTTGTTGATATTCTGTCTATCTAAGATGTTCTAAAGTTTGTTTTACACGCTTAAGTATCTAATTCTATTGTTAATATTTCCATCTGTTTAGAAATTTTCAAATTGGATGCAGAAAAGATTAGCCTGACAAAATATAAGAGCCACAAACACATTTTAAGACATTGCATTAAGACACTCTAAAATGTAATGCTACTATTAGCAAAGAATACTTTTTCCCagtaaaaaaaatcattcttttgcacatgttgctgttgtttagtcactaagtcatatccaactctttgcgacctcatggactcctctgtccatgggattttccagccaagaatactggagtgagttgctatttcctactccaggggattttcctgacccagggatcaaacacaggtctcctgtattggcaggtgggttctttaccactgagcctccagggaggccCTCTTTTGCACACAGTAGTAGTAAAATTTGCCAAGTTTATAGCAGTGAATAGTATTTGTTACGTGGTAcactaaagtaaaatgaaatcaaaataagGGCTTAAACCCTAAAGTATTTCAggaatttattataataaaactaATATTATACAATCTATTTTTTGCCCTTAACTCAAACTTTAGTATACTGTAATTTTAGAATAGAGGTTTTTATTCCACATAGtactatagaaaatatatttcatctctcagaatattttaaattcactCCTGAGAGAAGTTGGCTCTAGTTCAACTCCAGGTAAGTCAAGCACCAAGGTACACAGTTTCTAGCTTGGCCTCTCATCAAGTGCATTCCTGAGATTATCTTTGATGAAAAGAATTGCAATTAATGACATAGGAAAAAAGAACACTGATAAACTTGCATTTTTTATATCAAATACCAGTGTGTGAACATAATTACTGTAAGATATGAGACCTCAGTAAATGCATTCTGAGTATTATCCTAGCTCCTCATTTTATTAGATGTTCACTAGTCAAGTACTCACATTTTCAAAACTAATCTCTTCAATGGTGTCCTTAAATAATGGCAGAAGTAATTCTGCAGAACAAGTTGCTAACTCGGCTTCCTTAAACAATGCTTCCAATTCGGTCTTCTCATTTTGGATGTCCTGCTTTAGGCTATGCacaaagaaaatttaagttaaaactgTTACATAAATTTGTTATCCTTTTTTGTGCAAACTAAGCATAGTCTGATTAAGTATTACAGTTCCATAAGTTGCTCTGCAAAATTTAACACTAAACTGTCACTGAAAACGTATGaattttttctatatttccattttttttctacaCTTAACTATAAATGGTAAGAcagatttctaaaatgttaagaTATGAAGACTACCAACAGCAATATAGCACTCTGCTATTTGATAATTATTCAACATCTGTTCTCCAGTTTGTAAAATGATTTATGTGAATgtgtgtcttttttcttccctcccttctccctagTCCAAAAACAAAAGATCTGACTTTCTAGCCCTTATTCCCAATCCTTTCTTGAAATCTATTGTTCTTCACAAAAAAATTCCTCCAGAAGAATGTGTAAGCGAAACAAACGAAACACAAAAAACCAAACT is a window of Ovis aries strain OAR_USU_Benz2616 breed Rambouillet chromosome 1, ARS-UI_Ramb_v3.0, whole genome shotgun sequence DNA encoding:
- the ODF2L gene encoding protein BCAP isoform X5 codes for the protein MEETASDGNDSEELFSRFESRSEKEHLPEDASESHLSCLKQDIQNEKTELEALFKEAELATCSAELLLPLFKDTIEEISFENRGESLFNLLEKLTDNESENINLKNKVLEKETYIQELSSLFQNEKANALKARRFSQSVKVVHERLQSQIHKKEAENDKLKEHIKSLETQISEWNLQLKKSKYEAVAMKESSRQKTIALKKASKIYKQRIEHFTGDMENLTSQIREQEAKLSETVSASNAWKSHYEKIVIEKTELEVQIETMKKQIINLLEDLKKMEEHGKISCEEILRKLHSIEYENETLNLENTKLKTTLAALKDEIASVENELLELQEVEKQQKTLIDVYKTQVNENHNLLTKLSLEEENYLIQLKCENLKQKLEQMDAENKELEKKLANQEECLKHSNLKFKEKSAEYTALARQLEAALEEGRQKVSEEIEKMSSRERALQVKIVDLENELRKKNEEQNQLVCKMNSKAQHQEVCLKEIQHSLEKSENQNESIKNYLQFLKTSYVTMFG
- the ODF2L gene encoding protein BCAP isoform X6, with the protein product MEETASDGNDSEELFSRFESRSEKEHLPEDASESHLSCLKQDIQNEKTELEALFKEAELATCSAELLLPLFKDTIEEISFENNLKNKVLEKETYIQELSSLFQNEKANALKARRFSQSVKVVHERLQSQIHKKEAENDKLKEHIKSLETQISEWNLQLKKSKYEAVAMKESSRQKTIALKKASKIYKQRIEHFTGDMENLTSQIREQEAKLSETVSASNAWKSHYEKIVIEKTELEVQIETMKKQIINLLEDLKKMEEHGKISCEEILRKLHSIEYENETLNLENTKLKTTLAALKDEIASVENELLELQEVEKQQKTLIDVYKTQVNENHNLLTKLSLEEENYLIQLKCENLKQKLEQMDAENKELEKKLANQEECLKHSNLKFKEKSAEYTALARQLEAALEEGRQKVSEEIEKMSSRERALQVKIVDLENELRKKNEEQNQLVCKMNSKAQHQEVCLKEIQHSLEKSENQNESIKNYLQFLKTSYVTMFG